Proteins from one Mycolicibacter virginiensis genomic window:
- a CDS encoding 3-hydroxyacyl-CoA dehydrogenase NAD-binding domain-containing protein, which yields MAENTIKWDKDADGIVTLTLDDPTGSANVMNDHYRESMHNAVQRLIEEKDSVTGVVVTSAKKTFFAGGDLKAMIHVGPADAQAVFDQCEGIKADLRALETLGKPVVAAINGAALGGGLEIALACHHRIAADAKGSQLGLPEVTLGLLPGGGGVARTVRMLGIQNAFMNVLAQGTRFKPAKAKEIGLVDEVLPTVEELVPAAKAWIKANPDAGVQPWDAKGYKMPGGTPATPALAAILPSFPALLRKQVKGANMPAPRAILAAAIEGAQVDFDTASRIETRYFISLVTGNVAKNMIQAFFFDLQHINGGGSRPEGIAQTPIRKIGVLGAGMMGAGIAYVSAKAGYDVVLKDVSLEAAQRGKGYSEKLEAKALERGRTTAEKSQALLDKITPTADPQDLAGVDFVIEAVFESQDLKHKVFQEIEDIVEPNALLGSNTSTLPITGLATGVKRQEDFIGIHFFSPVDKMPLVEIIKGEKTSDEALARVFDYVLAIKKTPIVVNDSRGFYTSRVIGTFVNEALMMLGEGVEPASIEQAGLQAGYPAAPLQLCDELNLELMQKIAIATREGVEAAGGTLAKQRNEEVVDKMIEIGRPSRLKGAGFYEYVDGKRTGLWSGLRETFNSGSSTPPLQDMIDRMLFAEVLETQKCFDEGVLTSTADANIGAIMGIGFPAWTGGTAQFITGYPGGKAAFVARAKELAATYGDRFNPPASLL from the coding sequence ATGGCAGAGAACACCATCAAGTGGGACAAGGACGCCGACGGCATCGTCACGCTGACCCTGGATGACCCGACCGGGTCGGCCAACGTCATGAATGACCATTACCGCGAGTCCATGCACAACGCGGTGCAGCGCCTGATCGAGGAGAAGGATTCGGTCACCGGTGTAGTCGTCACCAGCGCGAAGAAGACCTTCTTCGCCGGCGGTGACCTCAAGGCGATGATCCACGTCGGTCCGGCCGACGCCCAGGCCGTCTTCGACCAGTGCGAGGGTATCAAGGCCGACCTGCGCGCCCTGGAGACCCTCGGCAAGCCGGTCGTGGCCGCCATCAACGGCGCCGCCCTCGGCGGTGGCCTGGAGATCGCGCTTGCGTGTCACCACCGGATCGCGGCCGACGCCAAGGGCAGCCAGCTCGGCCTGCCCGAGGTCACCCTGGGCCTGCTGCCCGGCGGCGGCGGTGTCGCCCGCACGGTGCGCATGCTGGGCATCCAGAACGCCTTCATGAACGTGCTGGCCCAAGGCACCCGCTTCAAGCCGGCCAAGGCCAAGGAGATCGGCCTGGTCGACGAGGTGCTGCCCACCGTTGAGGAGCTGGTGCCCGCCGCCAAGGCGTGGATTAAGGCCAACCCCGACGCCGGAGTGCAGCCGTGGGATGCCAAGGGCTACAAGATGCCTGGCGGCACCCCGGCCACCCCGGCCCTGGCGGCCATCCTGCCGTCGTTCCCGGCCCTGCTGCGCAAGCAGGTCAAGGGAGCCAACATGCCCGCGCCGCGCGCCATCCTGGCGGCCGCGATCGAGGGCGCGCAGGTGGACTTCGACACCGCCAGCCGCATCGAGACCCGCTACTTCATCTCGCTGGTCACCGGCAACGTCGCCAAGAACATGATCCAGGCGTTCTTCTTCGACCTGCAGCACATCAACGGCGGCGGCAGCCGGCCCGAGGGCATCGCGCAGACCCCGATCCGCAAGATCGGTGTGCTCGGTGCCGGGATGATGGGCGCCGGCATCGCCTACGTGTCGGCCAAGGCGGGCTACGACGTGGTGCTCAAGGACGTCTCCCTCGAGGCGGCCCAGCGCGGCAAGGGCTACTCGGAGAAGCTGGAAGCCAAGGCTCTCGAGCGAGGTCGCACCACCGCTGAGAAGTCGCAGGCGCTGCTGGACAAGATCACCCCGACCGCCGACCCGCAGGACCTGGCCGGCGTCGACTTCGTGATCGAGGCCGTGTTCGAGAGCCAGGACCTCAAGCACAAGGTCTTCCAGGAGATCGAGGACATCGTCGAGCCCAACGCACTGCTGGGATCGAACACCTCCACGCTGCCGATCACCGGTCTGGCCACCGGCGTGAAGCGCCAGGAGGACTTCATCGGAATCCACTTCTTCTCGCCGGTTGACAAGATGCCGCTGGTGGAGATCATCAAGGGCGAGAAGACCTCCGACGAGGCGCTGGCCCGGGTGTTCGACTACGTGCTGGCCATCAAGAAGACCCCGATCGTGGTCAACGACAGCCGCGGCTTCTACACCTCGCGGGTGATCGGCACCTTCGTCAACGAGGCACTGATGATGCTCGGCGAGGGCGTGGAGCCGGCCAGCATCGAGCAGGCCGGTCTGCAGGCCGGCTACCCGGCGGCTCCGCTGCAGCTCTGCGACGAGCTCAACCTGGAGCTGATGCAGAAGATCGCCATCGCCACCCGCGAGGGTGTCGAGGCGGCCGGTGGCACGCTGGCCAAGCAGCGGAACGAAGAGGTCGTCGACAAGATGATCGAAATCGGTCGTCCGTCGCGCCTGAAGGGTGCCGGCTTCTACGAGTATGTCGACGGCAAGCGCACCGGTCTGTGGTCGGGCCTGCGGGAGACGTTCAACTCGGGCAGCTCCACTCCGCCGCTGCAGGACATGATCGACCGGATGCTCTTCGCCGAGGTGCTGGAAACCCAGAAGTGCTTTGACGAGGGCGTGCTGACCTCGACCGCCGACGCCAACATCGGCGCGATCATGGGCATCGGGTTCCCGGCGTGGACCGGTGGCACCGCGCAGTTCATCACCGGCTACCCCGGCGGCAAGGCCGCCTTCGTGGCCCGAGCCAAGGAACTGGCCGCCACCTACGGCGACCGGTTCAACCCGCCGGCATCGCTGCTGTAA